A genomic segment from Aegilops tauschii subsp. strangulata cultivar AL8/78 chromosome 1, Aet v6.0, whole genome shotgun sequence encodes:
- the LOC109772408 gene encoding uncharacterized protein isoform X1 produces MSSAAARSESGAGPATAHELAMQQPPQQQEVVAAAAEVQAPPPGSVVVAAAEVPAPVVVATAEVPAQAPGAVLTIVISKPEEEEAREQKGVAPASLPPLEVGDASAMVAVAAAKEAELARSDSFDEQCRVCQQKSEEPLVDLGCRCRGDLSKAHRTCIDVWFRTRGSNKCEICQQVAVNIPPPETQACGWFSPLWVAFAILIGGLLLDVLISVSLGVSALPVNIIIGVLIVLGLGTALRLALECCQEFGSRRSMPRMENMAPSGYHPGV; encoded by the exons ATGTCGAGCGCAGCCGCCAGATCGGAGTCGGGCGCTGGCCCGGCCACCGCTCATGAGCTAGCCATGCAGCAGCCACCGCAGCAGCAGGAGGTGGTCGCCGCCGCGGCTGAGGTGCAGGCGCCACCACCGGGATCAGTGGTGGTGGCCGCGGCTGAAGTGCCGGCGCCGGTGGTCGTGGCCACGGCTGAGGTGCCCGCACAGGCGCCCGGGGCGGTACTCACCATCGTGATCTCgaagccggaggaggaggaggcgcgcgaGCAAAAGGGCGTCGCTCCGGCCTCTCTGCCCCCTCTGGAGGTCGGGGACGCCAGCGCCATGGTTGCCGTGGCGGCCGCGAAGGAGGCGGAGCTGGCGAGATCCGACAGCTTCGACGAGCAATGCAG AGTTTGTCAGCAAAAGTCGGAAGAACCTTTGGTAGACCTTGGATGCAGATGTCGTGGTGATCTTTCAAAAGCTCACCGCACATGTATTGATGTCTGGTTCCGTACTAGAGGTTCAAACAAGTGTGAGATATGCCA GCAAGTTGCTGTCAATATACCTCCTCCAGAGACACAAGCATGT GGATGGTTTAGCCCACTCTGGGTTGCATTTGCAATTCTGATTGGTGGTCTATTATTGGATGTGCTGATATCTGTTTCTCTTGGTGTTTCCGCACTTCCTGTGAACATAATAATTG GTGTTCTGATTGTTCTCGGCTTGGGCACTGCCCTTCGACTAGCTCTCGAGTGCTGCCAGGAGTTTGGCTCGAGGAGAAGCATGCCAAGGATGGAAAACATGGCACCCAGTGGGTACCACCCCGGAGTATAG
- the LOC109772408 gene encoding uncharacterized protein isoform X2: MSSAAARSESGAGPATAHELAMQQPPQQQEVVAAAAEVQAPPPGSVVVAAAEVPAPVVVATAEVPAQAPGAVLTIVISKPEEEEAREQKGVAPASLPPLEVGDASAMVAVAAAKEAELARSDSFDEQCRVCQQKSEEPLVDLGCRCRGDLSKAHRTCIDVWFRTRGSNKCEICQQVAVNIPPPETQACTSYWVWRVDSAYGRGRGGRERGWFSPLWVAFAILIGGLLLDVLISVSLGVSALPVNIIIGVLIVLGLGTALRLALECCQEFGSRRSMPRMENMAPSGYHPGV; this comes from the exons ATGTCGAGCGCAGCCGCCAGATCGGAGTCGGGCGCTGGCCCGGCCACCGCTCATGAGCTAGCCATGCAGCAGCCACCGCAGCAGCAGGAGGTGGTCGCCGCCGCGGCTGAGGTGCAGGCGCCACCACCGGGATCAGTGGTGGTGGCCGCGGCTGAAGTGCCGGCGCCGGTGGTCGTGGCCACGGCTGAGGTGCCCGCACAGGCGCCCGGGGCGGTACTCACCATCGTGATCTCgaagccggaggaggaggaggcgcgcgaGCAAAAGGGCGTCGCTCCGGCCTCTCTGCCCCCTCTGGAGGTCGGGGACGCCAGCGCCATGGTTGCCGTGGCGGCCGCGAAGGAGGCGGAGCTGGCGAGATCCGACAGCTTCGACGAGCAATGCAG AGTTTGTCAGCAAAAGTCGGAAGAACCTTTGGTAGACCTTGGATGCAGATGTCGTGGTGATCTTTCAAAAGCTCACCGCACATGTATTGATGTCTGGTTCCGTACTAGAGGTTCAAACAAGTGTGAGATATGCCA GCAAGTTGCTGTCAATATACCTCCTCCAGAGACACAAGCATGT ACAAGTTATTGGGTTTGGAGGGTTGATTCAGCTTATGGAAGGGGCCGAGGAGGACGTGAAAGG GGATGGTTTAGCCCACTCTGGGTTGCATTTGCAATTCTGATTGGTGGTCTATTATTGGATGTGCTGATATCTGTTTCTCTTGGTGTTTCCGCACTTCCTGTGAACATAATAATTG GTGTTCTGATTGTTCTCGGCTTGGGCACTGCCCTTCGACTAGCTCTCGAGTGCTGCCAGGAGTTTGGCTCGAGGAGAAGCATGCCAAGGATGGAAAACATGGCACCCAGTGGGTACCACCCCGGAGTATAG